A region of the Nitrospira sp. genome:
TGAACAGGGACTCCTGGAGAAAACCGAAGACCATAAGATGGCCATCGGGAAATGCTATCGCTGCAAGACGGTTGTCGAGCCGTATCTGTCTCCCCAGTGGTTCGTGAAGATTCAACCTCTTGCCGATCCCGCTATGAAGGCAGTTGAAGAGGGACGAATCCGGATTATCCCCGAAGGCTGGGTGAATAATTATTTGGGCTGGATGCGGGATATCAAGGATTGGTGCATCTCACGGCAAATTTGGTGGGGGCATCAAATCCCTGCCTGGTACTGTCTGGCATGCAACAGTCGTCAGATCGTCACTACCGACGGTCGGATCACAATCCTACAAGGTGCCGTACCGATTATCTCCAGATTGACTCCCTCTGGATGTCCGACCTGTCATGGCCAGCAATTGCTCCGCGATCCGGACGTGCTCGATACCTGGTTTTCTTCCGCCCTTTGGCCGTTCACAACACTCGGGTGGCCGGATCAGACGCCTGAACTCAAGACCTATTACCCGACCGCCACATTGGTCACCGGCCTCGACATTCTGTTCTTCTGGGTGGCTCGCATGATCATGATGGGGCTCAAGTTCATGGGAGATGTGCCCTTCAAAGACGTCTATATTCATGCCTTGGTCCGTGACGCAGAAGGCCAGAAGATGAGCAAGTCCAAGGGCAATGTGATCGACCCGCTACACGTCATGGATCAATTCGGCACCGACGCCCTTCGGTTCACTCTGGCCTCGATGGCCTCGCCGGGACGCGATATCAAGCTGGCAGAAGAACGGATCGAAGGCTACCGCAATTTCGCCAATAAGATTTGGAATGCCGCGCGATTTGGGTTGATGTATCTCGATGGACCACGTACCGCCCTGCCGCCGGCACAACGGACATTGCCTGACCGGTGGATCCTGAGCCGTCTCGCCCACACGATCCACATCGTCACGACGGAGTTGGAGTCCTACCGCTTCGATCGCGCAGCGACAGCTCTCTATCAGTTTATCTGGCATGAGTACTGCGACTGGTATCTGGAGTTGATTAAGCCGGTCCTACAAACGCCAGAACACCCGGATGGAGCCAGCACAAGGCACACGCTTGTGGAGACCTTGGAAACGACCATGCGGTTGCTGCATCCCTTCATGCCGTTCATCACAGAAGAAATTTGGCAGACCATTCCCCATCAGGGAGACAGCATCGTTGTGCAGAACTATCCGGCCTCGGACCAGGCATGGGCCGCGCCTGATGCGGAACAACTGTTCGCATTGTTGGAACAGACGGTGGGACTTGTCCGAACCAGCCGAGTTCTGTTGAATTACTCGCCAGGGCAGCAAATTCCGTTTCATGTCGGGCACGACGACCTGGACAGACAGAGCCAGCTCCATCAGGTCCAACGACACCTGGCCCACCTCAGTCGCGGCACTGCCGATGTGAGCCCGCCGCAAGATTGGCCAGCGGCGAGATTGTTGCGGCTGGTTACGGAAGGTCTTTCTGTGGGTATCGCTGTCGCCGATGACGTCGACCTGAAGAAAGCGATTGAGCGTCTGGCTAAGCAAATCACGGAGACCGACAAGGAATTGCAACGGGTTGATGGGAAACTGAAGAACACCGAGTTTGTGTCGAAAGCTCCACCGGACGTGATTACCGAGCACCAGGAGCGGGTGCGGACCCTGTCCCGCGATCGTGCCTTGCTGGACAACAGCGAACAGCAGCTTCGCAAGATGTTGGGATCCTGAGATATGGCCACTCTCCCCGCTGCAGAGATCCGCCGCGCCGTGCGTCAAGGGCTCGAAGAAGATCTGGCTCAGGGAGATGCCACGACCGCATCAATCTTTCCATCTCCGGTGCCGGCTTGTGCCGAGATCATCGCGCAACAGCTGTTGGTTGTGGCAGGCATGGCCGCAGCGGTTCAAACCTTTCTCATGGTCGATCCTTCGCTGCGGTTGTTGGTTTCCAAACGAGATGGCGACCGAGCGAAGAATGGAGAGTCGCTCCTTCAGATCGAGGGTGATGGGCGGTCTATCTTACAGGCCGAGCGGGTGGCCTTGAACTTTCTTCAACATCTGTCCGGGATCGCCACTGTGACGCAACGGTTCTGCCACGCCGTGCGTGGCTACCCCGCCAGTATTCTAGATACCAGAAAAACGCTTCCCGGTTGGCGCGCGCTTCAGAAGTGGGCCGTCTCGCTCGGCGGAGGGGTCAACCATCGACACTCACTGAGTGACGGGATTCTGATCAAAGACAACCATCTGGCCCTTCTTCAACGTACTCGACGACCGGTTGAACGGGCCTGTCGATTGGCACTTGCTCGTCGCTCGGGGGCGCTTCCGATTATTGTCGAGGTAGAATCCCTCTCTGAGGTCCGGCAGGCGCTCGCAGGAAAGCCTGATATTATTCTGCTGGATAACATGGCTCCGGACCTGGTCCAACGTGCCGTAGCTTTGATCAAGAAGCAGGCCCTGGTGGAAGTGTCGGGCGGCATCACACTCAAGAATGTTCGCGCCATGGCAGCCGCCGGCGCCGATCGTATCTCCATTGGAGCGCTCACTCATTCTGCCCCGGCAGCAACAGTCAGCCTTGTCATGACGCTGACTCGGCCTTCACGCCGCCGGCGTTCGTAGTTGATGTCGTCCTTCGCCCCACTCAGCCTCGATCGTATTCGCAGCACCCTGGCGACCGAGTCACTTGGGCAGATCGTGTATCTGCACCACGATCTCCCCTCGACCAACACGGAGGCAGCTGCTCTGGCGCGAGCGGGTGCACTGCACGGCACCGTCGTGATTGCTGAACGCCAGTCAAGCGGCTACGGTCGACATGGGCGCGCCTGGTTCTCTCCGCCGGGGTTGAACATCTATTGCTCCATCATTGTACGTGGGATGGGTAACAACCTATCGCTTGCACAATGGTTATCCTGGGTGCCGCTTGTCAGCGCACTTGCCGCTACCGAGGCGATTCAACAGACGGCGGCTGTGTCCCTTTTGCTGAAGTGGCCGAACGACCTGCTTCTCCATGAACGCAAAGTCGGCGGGATTCTCTGCGAGAGCAGCGTGGCCACCATCAATGATCCGGTCGTGGTGATTGGCATTGGCCTCAATGTGAATGTCCCTCCGCTATCTTTCCCCGAAGAATTGCAGCCCATTGCGGCCTCATTAGTGGAAGCCTCGCGACAACCGATCGACCGCAATCGGCTCATTGCGCAACTGCTTCTGGAGCTTGAACAGTGTCTTGGCGAGCTTCGATCTTCTGGATCTGTCCGCTTGCGACAGGCCTATATGGCTCGCTGTGCCACGTTGGGGCGCCACGTTCGTGTCCTGTTCACGAATGATCATCCAATCGTCGGCATCGCAGAGGCCCTTTCTGCCGACGGTGCGCTACAAGTGAGAACGGTGTCGCCGCACCCTCGTTCACAACTGATGCCGCTTGTCGATGTCCGTGCAGCCGATGTCATCCATCTGAGAGAGTAGCGAAAATACAGTAGGCCGGGTAGAATGAGTGCGATGCTCTTAGCGATCGACATCGGGAACACCAACGTGGTCGCAGGGATCTTCGACGGATCAACTCTGCTGACCCATTGGCGGTTGGCGACCGATCCCAAGACCACGGCCGATGAATATGGCGTCCTGTGCCTTAGCCTCATGGCCCGAGACGGGCGCCTTCCAGCGCACATCACCGGCGCGATCATCTCCAGTGTCGTTCCCGCCCTCACGGAGACGTTTGAGTCGATGGTTGAAACCTCCTTTGGCTCCGCCCCGATCACCGTTTCTCCCGATATGGATACGGGTCTCACGCTGAACTACTCGAATCCGAAAGAGATCGGAAGCGACCGTATTGTGAATGCGGCGGCGGCTTATGAGAAGTTTCACCGTGATCTCATCATCGTCGATTTCGGCACCGCGACGACGTTTTGTGCCGTCAACCGAGATGGAGAGTATCTCGGAGGAGTGATCGCACCGGGTCTGACCATTTCCGCGGAGGCGTTGTTTACCAGGGCGGCGAAGTTGAGCAAAGTTGAGCTCGCCCGGCCTAAGACCGTCATTGGAACCGATACCGCCAGCAGTATTCAGTCGGGGCTCATCTTCGGCTATGCCGGTCTCGTGGACACGCTTGTTCAGCGGATGGAAAGGGAGATGGGGCGCACATCCTATGTGATCGCCACGGGTGGATTGGCCTCAGTGATCGCGCCAGAGGCACGATCGATTCAACATCTGGAACCGTTTTTGACTCTTCATGGGCTGGAACTCCTCTATCGCCGTGCCCGCGGCGCGAGTCTGACGCAGTGGGTCTAGACTTCTTCGTGCCCATGTCATTTTATTTTCTCCTGACCCGTTGACTTCTCTCCTCCTATGGATATCTCCACGCTTGTAGAGGTATCAGGATGAGTCACGATCAAGAACAGAAAAAACCAAACGCCAATACAATCGAGAACTTAGAGGAAGCTTCTCCGGTGATGGACGCAACAGGCTCCTCAGTTCAGGATGAACTGGCCAGTAAGACTGAAGAGTGTACCGCGCTCAATGACAAGTACCTCCGGCTGGCTGCGGAATTTGAAAACTACAAACGGCTGATACAGCGCGACCAGCGTGAGCAGATTCGATTCGGGAATGAACAGATTCTCAAAGAGCTGCTGCCGGTGGTTGATAACATGGAGCGGGCGATCAAAGCAGCTCGCACAAGCGGTGGCGATTCATCGCTCGTGCAGGGTGTGGAACTGACGCTCAAACAACTCTCCGGAACCCTGACTAAGTTCGGCGTGCAGGCGATCGAAGCGACCGGCCAGGAGTTCGATCCAAGCGCCCATCAAGCCGTCTCGTACGGACCATCGAACGACGTGCCCGCCAATAACGTATTGGACGAGTTTCAAAAAGGGTATCGGTTGCATGACCGGATTCTACGAGCGGCCATGGTTAGTGTGTCATCAGGGCCGGCCAATCCAAGCGAACATGACTCAACGACGCATTGACCTGATTCGGTCGTCGTGGTCGAGAAGGAAGGAGTTCACCAATGGGTAAAGTCATCGGTATCGATCTCGGGACCACCAATTCTTGTGTGGCGATTATGAGCGGCGGAGACCCCGTCGTGATCGCCAACGCCGAAGGGAGCCGGACTACTCCTTCCGTCGTCGGCATCACCGATAAAACCGAACGGTTAGTTGGGCAAATTGCGAAACGGCAAGCCATCACCAATCCCGAGAACACCATTTACTCCGTGAAGCGCTTGATGGGACGCAAGTTCAAGAGTCGCGAAGTTCAAGAAG
Encoded here:
- a CDS encoding valine--tRNA ligase — protein: MTTRQLDKTYDPKAVEDRWSREWIDRGYFRADAKNHPGQPYSIVIPPPNVTGSLHVGHALNHSLQDILIRWRRMQGRNALWLPGTDHAGIATQNVVEKQLMAEGLSRESLGRERFVERVWQWKATSGNTIINQQKQLGESCDWDRLRFTMDEGLSKAVIEVFVRLYEDGLIYRGERLINWCPRCLTALSDIEVEHEEVKGKLYHLRYPLADDPNTSVIVATTRPETMLGDTAIAVHPDDPRYRHLIGKMVRLPLTTREIPIVGDRILVDLEFGTGAVKITPAHDFNDYEAGERHGLSRLAVLDHAALLDAAGMQQAGVESSVVEMLRGLPVPKARPKVEALLREQGLLEKTEDHKMAIGKCYRCKTVVEPYLSPQWFVKIQPLADPAMKAVEEGRIRIIPEGWVNNYLGWMRDIKDWCISRQIWWGHQIPAWYCLACNSRQIVTTDGRITILQGAVPIISRLTPSGCPTCHGQQLLRDPDVLDTWFSSALWPFTTLGWPDQTPELKTYYPTATLVTGLDILFFWVARMIMMGLKFMGDVPFKDVYIHALVRDAEGQKMSKSKGNVIDPLHVMDQFGTDALRFTLASMASPGRDIKLAEERIEGYRNFANKIWNAARFGLMYLDGPRTALPPAQRTLPDRWILSRLAHTIHIVTTELESYRFDRAATALYQFIWHEYCDWYLELIKPVLQTPEHPDGASTRHTLVETLETTMRLLHPFMPFITEEIWQTIPHQGDSIVVQNYPASDQAWAAPDAEQLFALLEQTVGLVRTSRVLLNYSPGQQIPFHVGHDDLDRQSQLHQVQRHLAHLSRGTADVSPPQDWPAARLLRLVTEGLSVGIAVADDVDLKKAIERLAKQITETDKELQRVDGKLKNTEFVSKAPPDVITEHQERVRTLSRDRALLDNSEQQLRKMLGS
- the nadC gene encoding carboxylating nicotinate-nucleotide diphosphorylase codes for the protein MATLPAAEIRRAVRQGLEEDLAQGDATTASIFPSPVPACAEIIAQQLLVVAGMAAAVQTFLMVDPSLRLLVSKRDGDRAKNGESLLQIEGDGRSILQAERVALNFLQHLSGIATVTQRFCHAVRGYPASILDTRKTLPGWRALQKWAVSLGGGVNHRHSLSDGILIKDNHLALLQRTRRPVERACRLALARRSGALPIIVEVESLSEVRQALAGKPDIILLDNMAPDLVQRAVALIKKQALVEVSGGITLKNVRAMAAAGADRISIGALTHSAPAATVSLVMTLTRPSRRRRS
- a CDS encoding biotin--[acetyl-CoA-carboxylase] ligase is translated as MSSFAPLSLDRIRSTLATESLGQIVYLHHDLPSTNTEAAALARAGALHGTVVIAERQSSGYGRHGRAWFSPPGLNIYCSIIVRGMGNNLSLAQWLSWVPLVSALAATEAIQQTAAVSLLLKWPNDLLLHERKVGGILCESSVATINDPVVVIGIGLNVNVPPLSFPEELQPIAASLVEASRQPIDRNRLIAQLLLELEQCLGELRSSGSVRLRQAYMARCATLGRHVRVLFTNDHPIVGIAEALSADGALQVRTVSPHPRSQLMPLVDVRAADVIHLRE
- a CDS encoding type III pantothenate kinase; the protein is MLLAIDIGNTNVVAGIFDGSTLLTHWRLATDPKTTADEYGVLCLSLMARDGRLPAHITGAIISSVVPALTETFESMVETSFGSAPITVSPDMDTGLTLNYSNPKEIGSDRIVNAAAAYEKFHRDLIIVDFGTATTFCAVNRDGEYLGGVIAPGLTISAEALFTRAAKLSKVELARPKTVIGTDTASSIQSGLIFGYAGLVDTLVQRMEREMGRTSYVIATGGLASVIAPEARSIQHLEPFLTLHGLELLYRRARGASLTQWV
- the grpE gene encoding nucleotide exchange factor GrpE, with protein sequence MSHDQEQKKPNANTIENLEEASPVMDATGSSVQDELASKTEECTALNDKYLRLAAEFENYKRLIQRDQREQIRFGNEQILKELLPVVDNMERAIKAARTSGGDSSLVQGVELTLKQLSGTLTKFGVQAIEATGQEFDPSAHQAVSYGPSNDVPANNVLDEFQKGYRLHDRILRAAMVSVSSGPANPSEHDSTTH